Proteins from one Ipomoea triloba cultivar NCNSP0323 chromosome 1, ASM357664v1 genomic window:
- the LOC115997426 gene encoding protein Jade-1, which yields MGGKLEALPPLKRFILMQKHQENDVVLPAKKRKHCPESNQPLPSPCCLPAKKRVWAIHPLDLNQEFNPIFDDEIGEEKGMKQIQAAENQEAQEPETNDNDDDGIVCAVCESTDGDPSDPIVLCDGCDLMVHTTCYGHPFTNGVPEGDWFCAHCLAKPQTQTPISCSLCPLPAGALKPTTDGKWAHLVCALFVPEVFFADPEAREGIDCSKVPKRRWERKCYVCKSRNGCAIDCSEPKCPLAFHVTCGLEQDLCIEYNQGRTKGAIVAGFCKAHSDLWKKQQQTGKFKIVARDEEEK from the exons ATGGGGGGCAAACTTGAAGCATTACCACCTCTCAAAAGGTTCATTCTAATGCAAAAACACCAAGAAAATGACGTTGTTCTTCCTGCCAAAAAGCGAAAACATTGCCCAGAATCAAATCAACCTCTCCCTTCCCCTTGTTGCCTGCCGGCCAAGAAAAGGGTGTGGGCAATCCACCCACTAGACCTCAATCAAGAATTCAATCCCATATTCGATGACGAGATCGGGGAGGAAAAGGGGATGAAACAAATCCAAGCTGCAGAAAATCAAGAAGCTCAAGAACCAGAAACcaatgataatgatgatgatgggaTTGTGTGTGCTGTCTGTGAAAGCACAGACGGGGACCCATCAGATCCCATAGTCCTCTGCGACGGCTGTGATCTCATGGTTCACACCACCTGTTACGGCCACCCCTTCACCAACGGAGTTCCCGAAGGCGATTGGTTCTGCGCCCACTGTCTCGCAAAACCCCAAACCCAAACCCCCATTTCTTGCTCCCTCTGCCCGCTCCCCGCCGGCGCTCTGAAACCTACCACCGACGGGAAATGGGCCCACCTCGTATGCGCTCTCTTCGTTCCCGAGGTGTTCTTCGCCGACCCGGAAGCCCGGGAAGGGATCGATTGCAGCAAAGTGCCCAAGAGAAGATGGGAGCGCAAATGTTATGTCTGCAAATCCAGAAATGGGTGCGCCATTGATTGCTCTGAGCCCAAATGCCCCTTGGCCTTTCATGTCACTTGTGGCTTGGAACAGGATTTGTGTATTGAGTATAATCAAGGCAGAACTAAAGGCGCCATTGTTGCTGGATTTTGCAAAGCCCATTCTGATTTGTGGAAAAAG CAACAACAAACAGGGAAGTTCAAGATTGTTGCCAGAGATGAGGAGGAGAAATAG